A genomic stretch from Hymenobacter sp. BRD128 includes:
- a CDS encoding ATP-dependent RecD-like DNA helicase — protein MELSDAQKEALKAFRIFLEQPKEPVFLLRGYAGTGKTFLLKTLLADLTTRERKAVLLAPTGRAARVMAHQAGRNDAATIHRGIYDFRHLKPLQEGKTDAEKSFKFYFALATNQQPKGTVFVVDEASMVGDAYSESEFFRLGSGHLLRDLLEYIAPTPSNGYKLLLVGDRAQLPPVGDADSWALDEAWLGQRLNIALPLPGKELTEVMRQAAGSGILDNATVVREALRCKQFGGLKLTPSDDVRQVQAGELLTTYLAAGGKPEALGKAIIVTYSNNRANFYNAQVRRHFFGAGMTEEFPAQPALQVGDRLMVTQNNYLDRLQPIYNGDFALVQQVGRPYQRRRPVRLNKTVVQVALTWRPVKLKLRGADGQYYEVERLLLDDFLTSADNSLRAEQVKALYIDAVIRWRDKTGHDEKHPDFNQFLQADREFHVLRAKYGYAITCHKAQGGTWETAFVDFSGHSGQAHYFRWVYTALTRASKMLYLLSEGSFTPWEKMRVFDPAATPPTSGGVALWPEVKRAQTASFDPLDELEARLGITKRPAAQQQQFRRVATQLREVGAEIETVSDQQHALRYGVRRGTARGEVLAYYKQDIPLSSVQPTDRQNALAMEAVAKLNEPLPLHTAVVPVIFGPDLPPTLAAFYEAFAEAAAQQGITIMAVQHNAYCERFLLADNVGLADMLVDYDGKGRLKSVRLNKHDSPELANRLHTLLQTLTH, from the coding sequence ATGGAGCTTTCCGATGCTCAAAAAGAAGCTTTAAAAGCTTTTCGAATATTTCTAGAGCAGCCAAAGGAGCCAGTATTTCTGCTGCGGGGGTATGCGGGAACGGGCAAGACATTTTTGCTGAAGACGCTGCTAGCTGACCTGACGACGCGAGAACGCAAGGCGGTGCTACTAGCCCCTACCGGGCGGGCAGCGCGGGTGATGGCGCACCAGGCAGGCCGGAATGACGCGGCAACTATTCACCGGGGCATCTATGACTTCCGGCACTTGAAGCCGTTGCAAGAAGGCAAGACCGATGCGGAGAAGTCATTCAAGTTCTATTTCGCGCTGGCAACCAATCAACAACCTAAGGGAACGGTGTTCGTGGTGGATGAGGCCTCCATGGTGGGCGACGCCTATAGTGAGTCAGAATTTTTCCGACTCGGGAGTGGGCACTTGCTGCGCGACCTGCTGGAATACATAGCGCCGACGCCCTCTAATGGCTACAAGCTGCTATTGGTAGGCGACCGGGCACAGCTGCCGCCGGTGGGAGATGCCGACTCGTGGGCGCTGGACGAGGCCTGGCTAGGTCAGCGGCTAAATATCGCTCTTCCCCTTCCAGGAAAAGAACTAACTGAAGTAATGCGGCAGGCAGCGGGCAGCGGCATTCTGGATAATGCTACGGTGGTGCGGGAGGCGTTGCGGTGCAAGCAGTTTGGGGGGTTGAAACTGACTCCGAGCGACGATGTGCGTCAGGTACAAGCCGGCGAGTTGCTGACTACCTACCTAGCAGCCGGGGGTAAGCCGGAGGCCCTAGGTAAGGCTATTATCGTGACGTACTCCAACAACCGGGCAAACTTTTACAACGCACAGGTGCGGCGGCACTTCTTCGGGGCCGGCATGACGGAGGAGTTTCCGGCACAGCCTGCTTTGCAGGTAGGTGACCGGCTAATGGTGACGCAGAATAACTACCTCGACCGGCTGCAGCCTATCTACAACGGCGACTTTGCACTGGTGCAGCAGGTAGGCCGGCCTTACCAGCGACGGCGGCCGGTACGACTGAATAAAACAGTAGTGCAGGTAGCCCTGACTTGGCGGCCGGTAAAGCTGAAGCTGCGCGGGGCCGATGGGCAGTACTACGAAGTAGAACGGCTGCTGCTAGACGACTTTCTGACCAGCGCCGACAATAGCCTACGGGCCGAACAGGTGAAGGCGCTTTACATCGACGCCGTAATCAGGTGGCGCGACAAAACGGGGCACGATGAGAAGCACCCAGACTTTAATCAGTTTTTGCAGGCCGACCGGGAATTCCACGTCCTACGGGCCAAGTATGGCTACGCTATTACCTGCCACAAAGCGCAGGGTGGCACCTGGGAAACGGCCTTCGTAGACTTTAGCGGCCACAGCGGGCAGGCCCACTATTTCCGGTGGGTATACACAGCCTTGACGCGGGCCAGTAAAATGCTGTACCTGCTGAGTGAAGGCAGCTTTACCCCATGGGAGAAGATGCGCGTGTTTGATCCCGCTGCTACCCCTCCTACCTCCGGTGGCGTAGCGCTGTGGCCCGAAGTAAAGCGGGCACAAACCGCCAGCTTTGACCCACTGGACGAGTTGGAGGCGCGCCTAGGCATTACCAAGCGCCCAGCGGCACAGCAGCAGCAATTCAGACGGGTAGCCACGCAGCTGCGTGAAGTGGGGGCCGAAATAGAAACGGTGAGCGACCAACAGCACGCCCTGCGGTACGGGGTGCGGCGGGGTACTGCCCGTGGCGAAGTGTTGGCCTACTACAAGCAGGACATACCGCTTAGCAGCGTACAGCCCACTGACCGCCAGAACGCCCTCGCGATGGAAGCCGTGGCCAAGCTGAACGAGCCCCTGCCCCTGCATACGGCCGTGGTACCGGTGATTTTTGGGCCTGACCTGCCGCCCACGCTGGCAGCATTTTACGAGGCATTTGCCGAGGCCGCCGCGCAGCAGGGCATCACTATCATGGCGGTGCAGCACAACGCCTACTGCGAGCGGTTCTTACTAGCCGATAACGTGGGGCTAGCCGATATGCTGGTGGACTACGACGGCAAGGGGCGGCTGAAAAGCGTGCGGTTGAATAAGCACGATTCACCTGAGCTGGCGAACCGACTACATACATTACTGCAAACCCTGACCCATTAA
- a CDS encoding outer membrane beta-barrel family protein, with product MNYNSHSASSSEQITYRPTRTDTLRQDGTGSNTGYYGSGSLGLDYDPAEHHSFSLNGSFFSYGGANQSGNLNRYSTPLPGFGALFLRDTRSTYNGGNAEVTGTYTRTYKQERREWSTLVQYAYNGNRNGYEFNQFNNSDQALDVSLASYRERSTTRLPGHEYTLQSDYTLPLGEKKTLEFGVKGILRLTGSQAQVDTLFPALAPEFATSRFRGTAFDYRQDVEAAYATYNFNASEKLHLGLGGRVERTGLWAEFANTNTGIPYRSYVTPLPNANVSYELSKTSSLRLAYSRRISRPYIYFLNPYVNRSNPISYSYGNPDLDPELTHSVELSYNNFIKTTSFNVALSVLRTGNSIERVSFASTQPLLPVPDEIAPDPNLVLTTSANVASNTAFQLNGYVSAKPTEKWSLSGGGNVQYLLLRSTALEVTRSGFAGNYNVNTSYKATKTLTLQGNLFHNLARPTLQGRSSGFVYYGLGLRQTLLKGRADLSFNAQYPFTAQRTFAYETATPTFSQTSRFTNQQRQFRLGFTYRFGQQQQATRQRKSIRNDDIKGGGSGQGGGGS from the coding sequence CTGAACTATAACAGTCACAGCGCGTCGAGCAGCGAGCAGATAACCTACCGCCCTACCCGCACTGACACGCTGCGCCAGGACGGCACGGGCAGCAACACGGGCTACTACGGCTCGGGCTCGCTCGGCCTCGACTATGACCCCGCCGAGCACCACAGCTTCTCGCTCAACGGCTCCTTTTTCAGCTACGGCGGCGCCAACCAGTCGGGCAACCTGAACCGTTACTCTACGCCGCTGCCCGGCTTCGGGGCCCTGTTTCTGCGCGACACGCGCTCGACCTACAACGGCGGCAACGCCGAGGTGACCGGCACCTATACCCGCACCTACAAGCAGGAGCGGCGCGAGTGGAGCACCCTGGTGCAATATGCCTACAATGGCAACCGCAACGGCTACGAATTTAACCAGTTCAATAACAGCGACCAGGCGCTTGACGTGAGCCTAGCCAGCTACCGCGAGCGCAGCACCACCCGCCTGCCGGGCCACGAATACACGCTGCAAAGTGACTACACCTTGCCCCTGGGGGAGAAGAAGACGCTAGAGTTTGGCGTGAAGGGCATCTTGCGCCTGACGGGCTCGCAGGCGCAGGTCGACACCCTGTTTCCGGCCCTCGCCCCCGAGTTTGCTACGTCCCGGTTCCGCGGCACCGCCTTCGACTACCGCCAGGACGTGGAAGCGGCGTATGCCACGTACAACTTTAACGCCTCGGAGAAGCTGCACCTCGGCCTAGGGGGGCGCGTGGAGCGCACGGGCCTCTGGGCCGAGTTTGCCAATACGAACACCGGTATTCCCTATCGCAGCTACGTCACGCCGCTGCCCAACGCCAACGTGAGCTACGAGCTCAGCAAAACCAGCAGTCTACGCTTGGCCTATAGCCGCCGCATTAGCCGGCCCTACATCTACTTCCTGAACCCCTACGTCAACCGCAGCAATCCCATCAGCTACTCCTACGGCAACCCCGACCTGGACCCCGAGTTGACGCACTCAGTGGAACTGAGCTACAACAACTTCATCAAAACGACGTCCTTCAACGTGGCGCTTTCCGTCTTGCGCACGGGTAATTCCATCGAGCGCGTGAGCTTTGCCAGCACCCAGCCCCTGTTGCCCGTGCCTGACGAGATTGCACCCGACCCCAACCTGGTGCTGACCACCAGCGCCAACGTGGCCAGCAACACGGCCTTTCAGCTCAACGGCTACGTGTCGGCCAAGCCCACGGAAAAGTGGAGTCTGAGCGGGGGGGGTAACGTGCAGTATTTGCTGCTGCGCAGCACGGCCCTGGAGGTGACGCGCAGCGGTTTCGCCGGCAACTACAACGTCAATACTTCCTACAAAGCGACCAAGACGCTGACGCTGCAGGGCAATCTGTTTCACAACCTGGCCCGGCCGACGCTGCAGGGGCGCAGCAGCGGCTTTGTCTACTACGGCTTGGGCCTGCGCCAGACGCTGCTCAAGGGCCGGGCCGACCTCTCGTTCAATGCCCAGTACCCCTTCACGGCGCAGCGCACGTTTGCGTACGAGACGGCCACGCCCACCTTTTCGCAGACCAGCCGCTTCACCAACCAGCAGCGCCAGTTTCGACTGGGCTTCACCTATCGCTTTGGCCAGCAACAGCAGGCCACGCGCCAGCGCAAGAGCATCCGCAATGACGACATCAAGGGCGGCGGGAGTGGCCAGGGTGGCGGGGGCAGCTAG
- a CDS encoding carboxypeptidase-like regulatory domain-containing protein translates to MKHVVPLACRLLLLVFCSVLGPPAAAQSSSTGSGSLTGTVLDSLTQKPVPFATVVLLPPAPSEKAVAGQSADEQGHFELTKLKAGAYRLRISFVGYGVRTQAVTVTDGRLALGPIRLPTTAQKLGEAVVVGQKPLMEVRPDRLVYNADQDVTNAGGTAQDVLRKAPLLAIDGDDNVTMRGNSNFKVLINNKPSPTLAANLKEALKSIPADQIKSVEVITTPPAKYDGEGTAGIINIVLKKGAKQGLNGTVGANAGNRGSNGNGSLNFRQGKFNFTSSLNGG, encoded by the coding sequence ATGAAGCACGTGGTCCCGCTGGCTTGCCGGCTACTGTTACTAGTATTCTGCTCAGTACTTGGCCCGCCAGCGGCCGCCCAATCGTCTAGCACAGGCAGTGGCTCGCTGACGGGCACCGTACTCGATTCGCTTACGCAAAAGCCGGTGCCCTTTGCCACGGTCGTGCTCCTGCCACCGGCCCCTTCCGAAAAAGCCGTGGCGGGGCAATCAGCGGACGAGCAGGGGCATTTTGAATTAACCAAGCTCAAGGCCGGTGCTTACCGCTTACGCATCAGCTTCGTGGGCTATGGCGTGCGTACGCAGGCCGTGACCGTGACCGACGGCCGGCTGGCACTAGGCCCCATTCGGCTACCCACTACGGCGCAAAAACTAGGCGAAGCGGTGGTGGTCGGCCAAAAGCCGCTCATGGAAGTCCGGCCGGACCGCCTCGTCTACAACGCCGACCAGGACGTGACCAACGCCGGCGGCACGGCCCAGGACGTGCTGCGCAAGGCCCCCCTGCTCGCTATTGACGGCGACGACAACGTCACGATGCGCGGTAACAGCAACTTCAAGGTCCTGATTAACAACAAGCCCTCGCCCACGCTGGCCGCCAACCTGAAGGAAGCCCTCAAAAGTATCCCGGCCGACCAGATTAAATCGGTGGAGGTGATTACCACCCCGCCCGCCAAGTACGACGGGGAGGGCACGGCCGGCATCATCAACATCGTGCTTAAAAAAGGGGCTAAGCAGGGCCTCAACGGCACGGTGGGGGCCAACGCTGGCAACCGCGGCAGCAACGGCAACGGCTCGCTCAACTTCCGCCAGGGCAAGTTCAACTTCACCTCCTCGCTCAACGGGGGCTGA
- a CDS encoding Tn3 family transposase gives MQEVVAQLRREGQAVAAEDLRFLSPARYQHINRLGRYSLLPDDTELLSGLRPLKTGA, from the coding sequence ATGCAGGAAGTGGTCGCCCAACTGCGGCGTGAAGGGCAAGCAGTCGCTGCCGAAGACCTGCGGTTCCTCTCGCCGGCGCGCTACCAGCACATTAATCGCCTCGGGCGCTACTCGCTCCTGCCCGACGACACCGAACTGCTGTCCGGACTACGGCCGTTAAAAACTGGCGCTTAG
- a CDS encoding response regulator: MSVISCVLLVDDDDTTNFLNQRLLERLAITDTVLVAGNGQDALDLLHTHCDLPTSPTCPALILLDMKMPRMNGIEFLQAYAQRPRHRDPPVVIIMLTTSLNSDDVVKMQHLPIAGYLTKPLTSEKITQLMQAHFGQGTPTR, translated from the coding sequence ATGTCCGTTATTTCCTGTGTCCTGCTCGTCGACGACGACGACACCACTAATTTCCTTAATCAGCGGCTACTTGAACGTCTGGCCATCACCGACACTGTGCTGGTGGCCGGCAACGGGCAAGACGCCCTCGACTTGCTGCACACCCACTGCGACCTGCCCACCTCGCCCACCTGCCCGGCCCTGATTCTGCTCGACATGAAAATGCCGCGCATGAACGGCATCGAGTTCCTGCAGGCCTACGCCCAGCGGCCCCGGCACCGGGACCCGCCCGTGGTCATCATCATGCTCACCACCTCCCTTAACTCCGACGACGTAGTCAAGATGCAGCACCTGCCCATCGCCGGTTACCTGACCAAACCGCTCACCAGCGAAAAAATTACCCAGCTAATGCAGGCGCATTTTGGCCAGGGTACGCCGACGAGGTAA
- a CDS encoding PAS domain-containing protein: MPASAAPVLFPADFPAGLPLEELLHGVLALSLTGLVYYLPVYDPAGSGEVVDLAFAYLNPAAQRMLRLPARPPGTHLDYFPESRRNGSLDFHRDTFLSGEPGTFETNYQADGYDNYFRVAGRRLGEGLLVSFTDTGDHPRTPVEAALRARQAELRTARAEAEAQRQQLQQVLHQAPVAIALLEGPTYRILLANPTVCELWTRPSEQLLGVPLLEALPELQGQGVDTLLNGVLRTGEPFYGTELPFDVVRHGRRETIYFNFVYHPQRNAQGQTTGVLVVASDVTPVVTARLRVEAQEQETAALNEELAAANEEIRANNDELHASQLELLRLNQELELRVQQRTREADAARADAEQQRNRLERLFQQAPAYINLFTGPDHVLTLVHPQTEQLLPGRQLLGLPRRQALPELPEEQHAPLDRVYRTGEAERHPGRLTRLDQFGTGELQDVYLDVVYQPLFDLAGRPEGVLSFAVDVTEQVLARQQREAERQQLQAVFAQAPVAVCVFQGEDYVLDLVNPPMSQMLGRPLAALLGQPFFEVLPELRSQGLPDLLAGVRRTGLPFVAQEQRLQLAHHSPGHPGYYNYVYQPLYSAYGQVTGVVCVATDVSEQVLARQQVQDLNEELAAINEELQATNEKLLESNTQLTRTNVDLDNFIYTASHDLKAPIANLEGLLQLLREELPLDVAQGRYVAPILMRMVDAVDRFKRTIDHLTEVSKLQKEHSPILTLVDLAAVVEDVRQDLAPLLRDTNAQLTVAVTDSPPLLFSEKNLRSVVYNLLSNALKYRHPNRRPHVDVRAHLRPGHTVLEVHDNGLGIAETHLPRLFTMFQRFHDHVEGTGIGLYMVKRMVDNAGGRLEVHSQLGAGTTFFVHLPHAPLPTP, translated from the coding sequence ATGCCCGCCTCCGCTGCCCCGGTTCTCTTTCCTGCTGACTTTCCCGCCGGGTTGCCGCTAGAGGAGTTGCTGCACGGCGTCCTCGCTCTTTCCCTCACCGGTCTGGTCTACTACCTGCCCGTCTACGACCCGGCCGGCTCCGGCGAAGTGGTCGACTTGGCTTTCGCCTACCTCAACCCCGCCGCCCAGCGCATGCTGCGCCTGCCGGCCCGGCCCCCGGGCACCCACCTCGACTACTTCCCCGAAAGCCGCCGCAACGGGAGCCTGGACTTCCACCGCGATACCTTTCTTTCCGGCGAGCCCGGCACCTTTGAAACCAACTACCAGGCCGACGGCTACGACAACTACTTCCGCGTCGCCGGCCGCCGGCTGGGCGAGGGCCTGCTGGTGAGCTTCACCGACACCGGCGACCACCCCCGCACGCCGGTTGAAGCGGCCCTGCGCGCGCGCCAGGCCGAGCTGCGCACCGCCCGGGCGGAAGCCGAAGCCCAGCGCCAGCAGCTGCAGCAGGTGCTGCACCAGGCCCCCGTAGCCATTGCCCTGCTCGAGGGTCCTACCTACCGCATCCTGCTGGCTAACCCCACCGTGTGCGAGCTCTGGACCCGCCCATCCGAGCAGCTGCTCGGCGTGCCTTTGCTGGAAGCGCTGCCCGAGCTGCAGGGCCAGGGCGTCGACACCCTACTCAACGGGGTCCTGCGCACCGGCGAGCCTTTTTATGGCACCGAGCTGCCCTTCGACGTCGTCCGCCATGGCCGCCGCGAAACCATCTACTTCAACTTCGTCTACCACCCCCAGCGCAACGCCCAGGGCCAAACCACTGGTGTGCTCGTAGTGGCTTCTGACGTGACCCCCGTCGTCACCGCCCGGCTGCGGGTCGAAGCCCAGGAACAGGAAACGGCCGCCCTCAACGAGGAGCTGGCCGCCGCCAACGAAGAAATCCGGGCCAACAACGACGAGCTGCACGCCAGCCAGCTCGAATTGCTCCGCCTCAACCAGGAGCTCGAACTGCGGGTCCAGCAGCGTACCAGGGAAGCGGACGCGGCCCGCGCCGACGCCGAGCAGCAGCGCAACCGCTTGGAGCGCCTGTTCCAGCAGGCGCCGGCTTATATCAACCTCTTCACAGGCCCCGACCATGTGCTGACCTTAGTGCATCCCCAAACCGAACAGCTGCTTCCCGGGCGCCAATTACTCGGCTTACCCCGCCGTCAAGCCCTGCCTGAGCTTCCCGAAGAGCAGCATGCCCCCCTTGACCGGGTGTACCGCACCGGCGAGGCCGAGCGCCATCCCGGGCGCCTGACCCGGCTCGACCAATTTGGCACCGGCGAACTGCAGGACGTGTACCTCGACGTCGTTTATCAGCCCCTTTTCGACCTGGCCGGCCGGCCAGAGGGTGTCCTCAGCTTCGCGGTCGACGTAACGGAGCAGGTGCTCGCCCGCCAGCAGCGCGAGGCTGAGCGCCAGCAGTTGCAGGCCGTATTTGCCCAGGCTCCGGTAGCGGTGTGCGTATTTCAAGGGGAAGACTACGTGCTCGACCTAGTCAACCCGCCCATGAGCCAGATGCTGGGCCGCCCGCTGGCAGCGCTGCTAGGCCAGCCTTTTTTCGAGGTGCTGCCTGAACTGCGTAGCCAAGGGCTCCCTGATTTGCTGGCCGGCGTGCGCCGGACCGGCCTGCCCTTCGTGGCCCAGGAGCAGCGGCTGCAGCTGGCTCATCATTCGCCCGGCCACCCCGGCTACTACAATTATGTGTACCAACCTTTGTATAGTGCGTATGGCCAGGTGACGGGGGTAGTGTGCGTAGCCACAGACGTGAGCGAGCAGGTGCTGGCCCGCCAGCAAGTGCAGGACCTCAACGAGGAATTAGCCGCCATCAACGAGGAATTGCAAGCCACTAATGAAAAGCTGCTCGAGTCCAACACCCAGCTCACCCGCACCAACGTCGACCTGGACAACTTCATTTACACGGCCAGTCACGACCTCAAAGCCCCCATCGCCAACCTCGAAGGCTTACTGCAGCTCTTGCGCGAAGAATTGCCCCTTGACGTGGCCCAAGGCCGCTACGTGGCGCCCATCCTCATGCGCATGGTCGATGCCGTGGACCGCTTCAAGCGCACCATCGACCACCTCACCGAAGTCAGCAAGCTGCAAAAAGAGCACAGCCCCATCCTAACCTTGGTGGACCTGGCCGCCGTGGTCGAGGACGTGCGCCAAGACCTAGCCCCCCTGCTGCGCGACACCAACGCCCAGCTCACGGTCGCCGTGACCGACTCTCCCCCCCTCTTGTTTTCGGAAAAGAACCTGCGCTCGGTGGTGTATAACCTGCTCAGCAATGCCCTCAAGTACCGCCACCCCAACCGCCGGCCCCACGTCGACGTGCGCGCCCACCTGCGCCCCGGCCACACGGTACTGGAGGTGCACGACAACGGCCTCGGCATCGCCGAGACGCACTTGCCGCGGTTATTCACGATGTTCCAGCGCTTCCACGACCACGTCGAGGGCACCGGCATCGGCCTCTACATGGTCAAGCGCATGGTCGACAATGCCGGCGGGCGCCTCGAGGTGCATTCCCAGCTCGGGGCCGGCACCACCTTCTTCGTGCACCTGCCCCACGCACCGCTGCCCACCCCCTAA